The Xylanimonas cellulosilytica DSM 15894 region GCGATCACCCTCACCAACCCGGCCTGGCCCCGTTACCAGCGGGTCGGCCTGGGCGTGCTGATGGCGCTGGGGATCTTGCTCGTCCTCGTCGGCATCGGCAGGTTGCTGCTCCTCGCCGTCGACGTCGCCGATCGGCGCAGTGCCCGTGCGCACCAGTTCGAGTCCGACGCCATGACCGCCCGCCTCGCCGAGCGCATCCCCGCCTCGCCGCCGGCAAGGCTCAACCTCGCCGCCGAGCTCGGACACACCGACGAGAGGACCCTCGCCAGTGCCCCCGTTCTGGTCCTCCACGGAGACGGCACCCTCACGCTTGAAGCCACGCCGGCGACCGCCGACTGGGCCGGCACCTACGACCTGCGCACCGTCCGCAAGGTGATCAACTTCCTCTGCCTGGATCCGATCCCAGGCGGGAGCAGCGAGACAGCCGTCGTCTTCTACACCGGCGTCCCGCGCAACGTGTCGGCGCTCTTCGCCCTGGACACGATGTGGCTCTCGCTCCCCGAGGTCCGCGAGTACCTCAGCACGTACATCCCGGCTGGGATCCGTAACGACTTCGATCACAGCTGGCGTCCACGCCCCCGCACGGGACCGCTCGTGAGCGAAGCGGACCGGCGGGCGACGCTGGGTCGTTACCCCCTGATCAGCAACTACGGCGTGATCCGGTGGGATCATCCCGGCGGCCCGACCGTCACCGTGAGTGCCCGCCCGTCCGCGGAGCTCTGCGTCACGACGCGAGCCAGCGTCGCAGAGGTTCGCTCGAGGTCATGGTTTGCGCCTGCCGGCCTGAGCCTCGTGCGTGGTCAGGCCGCCGCGCCGGGAACGTTCCTGCTCAAGATCGACGGCCCGACGACTCCGGACTGACCCGCTCGTCAGCAGGTCGCACCCGCCATCGAGGACCTGCCCGTTGGGCTCGTCGACCCACAAACACGCGACTCATGCGCCCGGCGACGGCTACCGTGAAGCGTCGGCCCGTCGGTGGGCCACTCTCCGAGATGCCTGCTCCCGTGCAGCGCCGCATCTGCGAGGACAAGCCGCTAAGCGGCGACCGACTCGAGGTTCCTCGTCGCTTCTACCTGCGGCGGGCACGGGCGGCCGCACTGGAGAAGAAGATGAGCATCCCCCGAACGGTCAAGCAGCAGGCCCGCGCGCTGGCCGCCGCCAAGAACATCCCCTACACCGAGGCCCTTCGCCGAGTCCTTGCCCGCGGCGTGACCGCGAGCGAGCCCTTCACGGATCGTGTGGCCGAAGAAGTGCTCGGCAAGTTCCCGGAACTCCTGGACGACGACACGGTCGAGAACATCGAGATCCGCGGTGCCGAGGACGTCTGGATCGAGAGGACCGACGGCACGCGGGTTCGCGCTGAGCCGTTCGCCGCCTCCAACGCCGAACTGCTCAGCGTGATGACAGGCCTCGCCGGCCGGGCAACGCTTGAGGACCTCGCAGAGGCCGGCGTGGACTCCCTGGGACTTGGCCTGTGCGAGCAACTGCTGCGCGAGCTCGCGCTCATCGATGATCTCTCCGGTCACCTGATCGATCATCAGATCCGGGTCCTGCTCGACCGCCGCAGCGGTCATGGTCGTGTCTGTCACAGCCCTACCTCTCGGTCAGGCTGAGCCACCCACCGTTCCTGCGGAAGTCCCGTTTGAACCCCGGTTCGCGCAACGTCCGGGGGCTGGCAATCGCTGCTCAACTGCCGATGCGCTCGACGAAGCGCACATCCAGCCAAGTCTGGAAGCCGGTGACTGCCGGTGACGTGAGCCCGAGGTATGCGTCGCGGAGCGTGACGGTTTCGGTCCCGATGAGCCGCCCGGAACTAGGCGAGGCAAGTAGGACCTGCACGCGCTGCGAGGCTTGATCGGGTGATGAGGGAACCGCTAGGGCCCGAGCAGGGCGACCGAGACGGTCCGTGGTGTCTCCCAGATCACGGACGCCGGCTTCCGACGCGAGCACGCGCCAGAGCGCGCCGGCAAGATCGCCTGGCATCACATAGGTCCCGTAGAGCTGCTGGATCTCGTCGACAATGCAGGTGGTTTGCTCGGCCGGGGTCTTGCACTGCATTCCTGCAGTAAGCGTCAACAGTGTCTTCCGAAGCGCATCAGGGTCGCGGGGCAGCGTGGCGGGAAGCTGTGAGTCGAACGATCCCGCTGGGAGCGCATCACCGGTGTCGCCGTGGCCCGGCAATGCCAGCGAACTTGGCTTCAGTCGACCATGCACGTCAAGCGCTGGGCCGCGGCTCTGGCTGATCTGAGCAGATCCGTCGGGGGCGAGTCGGGAGTCGGTCTGCGTGACGGCGACTTCGACGGTACCCGTGTCCGTGTCCACCGCGAGCAGCCATCCAGCTGTGGTGACACGCTGAAACTCACCGGCGCCTGGCGGCGCCACGCCCTGTGCTGCCTCCGCAAGGTCGAGGAGGACGGGTGTTGCCACGGGCGCCTTCGCGAGGTGATTCGCGTCCGAGATCGAGAACGACAGGGGAGCAGGGTACGCGGCCGCTGGCTCTGATCCTGTCGTGACTGTCCATATCACCGCAGCACCGACCACGACAGCGGCCGCCGCCGCCATCCAACCCATGCTCCGACGACGAGGAGACTGCGCACCGCTCATCACTCGCTGAAGCGTGCGTTCGGCTTCGCTGGGATCGGGGCGGTGTGAGACCGGTAGGTTGGGGACGAGCCCGTGCTCGTGCAGCAACGCACGGAGCTCTCGGATCTCCGGCTCATCAGGAAACGACACGAGCTGAGGCCTCCTTCCCCTTCTCGGCCTCCAGGATCGCGCGCAGGCTGTGACGAGCGCGCGAGACGCGGCTTGTCACAGCCGTGACGCTGCATTCGAGAATGCGAGCCGTCTCAGCTGACGTCAGCCCGGCAACAACCGTGAGATAGACGGCGTTACGCTCTGCGGTCGGGAGTCGCTCGAGCAGGCGCCTCGCCCGGTCGAGCGCTGCAACCTCGTCATCAGCGGCCGCCGACGCGGTTGGCCCGGCATGAAGCACAGACACCACGGCGATCGCGCGCGATCGCTTGCGGAATGCCTCCTGAAGCTTGTGATGCGTGATCCCAAAGGCCCACGCTCGCTGCTCGTCAAGAGACGCAGGCGCGTCGCCCCAACGGGCAAAGACCGTCGCTAGCGCATCCGCGACGACGTCCTCCGCACCTGTGAGGCCCATGCGGCGAACCACATACCCATGAAGATCGGTGTGAACCGACCTGAACAGGCGCTCGAAGTCCGAACGATCGGTCACCGACAGGATGCTGTCTCTAGCAGGCTGTCGAGCTCTGCACGCGGATTGAGCCGGCCGTCAACGTCGTCGACGCGATCTGGGTCCCGGCCGCAAAGCACGAGTACGACCCGCTTCCTCCAGCACCCGTGTAGACCCTCACCGCGGTGTTCGAGCGGTTCCAGACGGCGCGCGCTGCGCTGAGGCCCTGGACGTCGACGGAGGAGGAAGCCGCGAAGAACGTTCCCGTGTAAGCAGCTCCGCTCCACAGGCAGAACTTTCCGGTCGCGCATTGTGCCGACGACGTGGGCGCTATCTCCGTGGCCGACGCGGACGCGACGGGTCCGAGAACGGTGGTTGCCAAGACGAGGGCCGCGGCGCCCCTGAGCCGGCGAGCGTGTGCACTGATCACGAGACGACAACGTGCCGCATCCGACGCGAGTTGTCCCGAGTTCGGAGTGTGACCTGCATCACATTCACGCCCCTCGAGATGGTGCCCTCCTTGCGCCAGTGCCGCCGCTTCCCTGGGGAGTCGTTCGGCAAGTATTTGGCCGCGCCCTTGACGGTTGCCCTGGCCTGCCCCCTCGCTGGAGAACCCGTGGTGGGCCGCCAAGGTGTAACGATCGAGCCTCTGGTTCAGATGTGACATAGATCACATTCGAATGCCATGACAATCCCCGCCTCTCGCGACATGTCGCCGTGTCCGCATCGGCCTGACTCACTCGGGACGAGGCGGTCGCATCCAAGCCCTCGCGGGTCGCGGTGGCCGGTGGACTTGGGTTATGCCCGACTTCGACGAAGGCCCGAGGAGACACAGATGAGACTCATGCACCGACCGAAGATGCTCACAGCAGTTGCGTCGCTCGCCGTCGGCTTGTCGACGCTGGCGCTTGGCGTTCAGAGTGCCGCGGCGAGCGAGGCTCCGGGGAACGACTCCGTAACAACCACCATGGTTGCAACGGGGTACGACGCCGACGTCGCCGCTGCACACGGCTACAGGATCGAGGTCCAGCCCGACGGCACTCCTGTAGCCATCCCGGTCAGCGACGAGGCGAAGGCCGCCGAGGCCGCCGCCATCACGCCGTTCACGACGGTTGGAGGCAACTGCGGCACCTCCAGCGTGGTCATCCTCGACGCTGGTGGGGGTAAGGCCGCAGTGTCGACCGGCTTCAACCTGATCCGCGGTGCGGTCTCATACGGATGGCAGGTCAACGTCACGGGGTTTGCCGGCGGCTATACGAAGAACTTCGGAGGCGTCATCGCTAACCACTCGACGTGGCAGGGCAGCTTCACCTGGACCGTTCCAACGTCGGGTACCTACATCGCCAAGGTGGCCGAGTCGAGCTGGGCCCTCATGAACAACGGGGTCATCTGCACGAGCGCTGGACCCGTCGACAGCGAGTACGTCTACCGCTGAGTGTGCAGACCGTAGACACAGCAGGGGTGTGGGGCGTGACCGAGACTGGGCCACGCCCCACACCCCTCGTCGTGTTAGCGGGAGCCCGGGGCGGACGTCGTC contains the following coding sequences:
- a CDS encoding CU044_5270 family protein, translating into MSFPDEPEIRELRALLHEHGLVPNLPVSHRPDPSEAERTLQRVMSGAQSPRRRSMGWMAAAAAVVVGAAVIWTVTTGSEPAAAYPAPLSFSISDANHLAKAPVATPVLLDLAEAAQGVAPPGAGEFQRVTTAGWLLAVDTDTGTVEVAVTQTDSRLAPDGSAQISQSRGPALDVHGRLKPSSLALPGHGDTGDALPAGSFDSQLPATLPRDPDALRKTLLTLTAGMQCKTPAEQTTCIVDEIQQLYGTYVMPGDLAGALWRVLASEAGVRDLGDTTDRLGRPARALAVPSSPDQASQRVQVLLASPSSGRLIGTETVTLRDAYLGLTSPAVTGFQTWLDVRFVERIGS
- a CDS encoding peptidase inhibitor family I36 protein, translating into MSHLNQRLDRYTLAAHHGFSSEGAGQGNRQGRGQILAERLPREAAALAQGGHHLEGRECDAGHTPNSGQLASDAARCRLVISAHARRLRGAAALVLATTVLGPVASASATEIAPTSSAQCATGKFCLWSGAAYTGTFFAASSSVDVQGLSAARAVWNRSNTAVRVYTGAGGSGSYSCFAAGTQIASTTLTAGSIRVQSSTAC
- a CDS encoding RNA polymerase sigma factor — its product is MTDRSDFERLFRSVHTDLHGYVVRRMGLTGAEDVVADALATVFARWGDAPASLDEQRAWAFGITHHKLQEAFRKRSRAIAVVSVLHAGPTASAAADDEVAALDRARRLLERLPTAERNAVYLTVVAGLTSAETARILECSVTAVTSRVSRARHSLRAILEAEKGKEASARVVS